In Lolium perenne isolate Kyuss_39 chromosome 5, Kyuss_2.0, whole genome shotgun sequence, the sequence GCGCCGAATGCTTCTTTCCCGTTCCTCTCAAATAGACCGATCCTGCTGTGGTCTGTGGAGGCTCTCATCGATCGAGCTGCCGTGTCAAGAGAATTCTCCAAACATGCTGACCTGCAGCATGATGCAAACTGACGGGCTGAGTTGTTCGAGCATCTCTAACATGTGATGTTAGGAGAAGTGAAATTAGCCTTCAATAGTTGATGTATTGATATATGGTGATGCATATTTTGTAGGAGGTGATGTAAAACAAATTCATCATGCACGAAGTTCACCTCCCCTCCCACCTCTTGCATGCAACCTACCGCTATTGCCACCGCCGATGAAATTGAGTTGTGCGGCCGTCGCCTAGCTCCGCCCACCTACGCCACCCCTTCGTCGGACCGTTCACCGCTCCTCATGGCCATGCATGCCCCTTCATCGTTCTGCATCGATCAATGCCACAACACGGCAGTCGGTCGATTTCGGCTCGCCCCCATGCGACCGACGGTCGATTGATGTCGTCCTGCTCGCCTTCGTCCATCTCGCTGGCGTGGAGGTGTCACACCACTCTCCCGCGACCCGCTACCGGCACGGGACTGCGACCCAACTCATGCCATTTGCTATTGTGAGAGAACCGACTAGATTTTAGGATCAAAAGATCCTTATGATACATCATGAATGCTTGTGTGGTCATACATAACATGATCATTAAGAATGAGCATCGCAAGGATGAGGTATATGGTGTCTATGACTTGATGGGTCAACAAGCGCGGCCGCCGCGTAGAGGTGGAGATCAAGTCGAGCGCTTTCACGTAACATGTTAGATTCGTATATGCATGAAGACCTTCAAAAGGATCTCATCAGGAAGTGGATTTGGAATGGCCAACAAAACCGGCTAGTGCAGGCTCAGGGAAGAGGAAGGGAAAAAGAAAAggaggaaaaaaaagaaaaatgcgACCTTTGGCTGTTTTACGGTTTTGATTACGGCCTCTGTTCTGCGCCAGCAGTTTTTCGATCCGTAAACATAAGTTCGGTAAACTCAACTCTTATTTTTCAGTTCACGTTTTTACAGGCTCTATTAGAGACGCTCTTATGGGCCTACAATACATCTTCGCTTCAGATGCTATTTAAAACATGAGGTGAACATTTGGTAACAGTCATCCGGTCCACAGTGTACActgagggtgtgtttggtaggccGGGTGAGCTCAGAAAATCTCACCTCAGCTGGGCTGAACAGCCTAATTGTTGATTGGTAGCCCGGGTCGGTCCTTCTCAGCAGCCGGACTCACCCGAAAAAGGGCTCTCAGCCAGGTCGGGTTGGGAAGCTCGAATCGAGCTTCGCAGGTCAGCCGGGCTGACCTCGCCCCGCAAAGCACTGTAGCTGGCCCAACGCGCGACCGCCAGAGGCCCAGACCCCAACCCCCTCTGCCCATTTCCCCCAATCCTGCTAGAGCTCCACCGTCCTAGCTCCTCGCCGACCACGGGCTCCTCCCGCTACGTGCCGGCGACCTCCTCCGCCTGGAGCGctaccgccgcctcctcctcctccacacctAGACGCGCCGGCAACCTCCTCCGCCTGGAGCGGCACGGGGACGAGGCGGCGCCTAGAGCACCACGAGGACGTGCTCCTCCACCGAGCTCGTCGTCCAACCACGGGGTCCTCCTCCCGCTACGCCTCTGCCTCCCCCTCGCCGTCTCTCCCTCAACGCGCCATCCTCTGCCAACGGGAGCCCTCCTCTGCCTCCGTAGGGACGACGCCAACGCCACAGCGGCCACACGAGGCCGCGGCTTGTATCCATTGAAACCTCCATTGCTCTCTGTACGTCTCCTCCAGGATGAAGAATTCTTCAGCAAATCTTACAACGAGAGCTGACAGTAGTACATCAGTTCTTCCGGCCGACGCGCTCCTAAGACCCAGCGCCGCCGCCTAGCGCTGCCGGCGAATTCTTCCCGCACGCCCAGACCTCCATGGAGTGGTAAAGCTGAGCtgaggacccgattgctttttccaTTTCTTTTCAAGGTTCTTTTTGTAAAATAGTTGGAGGTGGGCAGTGCCCACATGGGAAGTCAAACCAAACACAATCTCTGTGCAGCATGTTTCAATGGCTACGACCTACCAAACAGACAACAAAATCTCACCACAACTAGTCTGAAGCGGGCAGTGTTCAGGTGAGAAAGTGATTCTGACCTCACCCGGTCCACCAAACACACCCTGAGTGGCACGTCGTTACATGTCATGAGAGACCAGCTAGCCAGAATGCTCCGTCTCGTCGCCGCTGCATGTAGCCAGCTGCCAGTTAAGCTTGCATGATCATCATCTGGCCGCTTGCACCTGTTTTTCGTTTGTATTTTGTGTGCTAGCCAAACGTAAATTAATAAGCTTCCTCCATCCATCTGACTTTTTCCCCGTTTGGCCGCTTTGCCGCATGCAGGCCGTCGCCGTCACGCTTGCTGTCCTTGTCCACCAGGACAAACGATCGACGACGGCAAAATGAGATAAGCTCGCCGACCGGATCCGGTCCGGCCTGCTCGACCCGTCGATATGAACTAACCGTTTCGCAACAACAAAAAAATGCATCCATTTTCGACCATATTATTAGACATTAGGATTGAAAATTAATGGAGCGGATAGATTCCTAATTTTCCACGGATAAACGAAAACGGAAGAAAAATCTGGAAACATAAACATAATTTTGCAGAATGAAAGTTGAAACAGAAATGGAACAGTCTTTTCTTGCGGAACCGACTAATATAAAATTGCGGTTTTAAGGTTGTTGCAGCTGGCAGCTCGCTCAATCCAGCCGGCCTAATATGCGATAAGTCTAGCTCATTCCGAAAACAGCGGATATCGACCACATAATCTCTTTTTGCGTTCGAGGAGGCTTCCGACTGTTTCACACTTCCATATTCCATGTGATAACTTACAATCTCATTAAATAGAGAGTGGATAAACGGAGTTCGAGCTACATGTTATTCTATATTTCGAAACATTCAAACATTCTATTTGAAAGTTCTAAAAAATCTAGAAAAAAAAAAGGATAGGCCGATGGTCAATGATGTAGCCTAGACTACAAAGTGGTTCGCGCTGGGATTTTGCACTTTTGTAGTACGCATCATTGGCTACCTCTAGAATGttgtttcatatttttttgaaacaTTAAAATACAAATTCAGAGTGTTTGAAAATAAAGGGCTAGTACATGTAGCTCGGCCTCTATTTTGAGTTTCCGTGATACATCATTATATTTGATTTCATCTTAGAAACTAATACAAGTTGTTGGGTTTGCTTTAGTTTCTCTGCATGCATTATTCAGGAGTTTCTTGGTTCCAACAAATTTGCAGCAGAGGGAGTAGCATAGTAGCATAGTGTGTGTGATGCTGAAGTTAGCTCTACCACTTGACCAGCCAGATCTCATCTGATCTGGGCAAGAGCGTGCACGCATGTTGCGTCCAATAGCAGAAGATTACAAGAACACATTCGGGTAGCTTTATCACGATGTCCCAGTGGGTTTTTCCCTTTTCCTGCCATCCCAGCATTGGAGTCTTGGAGACAGAAGGAGACGATCGAGACGACAGCAACAGCCTTGTCGTTTGGCCTAACCGCTAACGATATACCGTTCGGCCGAGCCGCTGAAACATCAGCAGAACGCATCAGGCCGGGACAAGTTACAGGTGGCCTGCAGCGTCTCAACGTCGTCGTCCCTATCGATCTATCTTCTCCGGCCATGACAtgagaccgccgccgccgccgcggttaGAAATTTCCTATGCGTTGAACAGCTGAAGTGGAGCCGTGGAGAATGACTGTGGTCAGAGTTCAATGATGGCCTCGACAGTCGCAGGCACTGTGGACGCACGGACCGGACCCTGCTGCACGcgttcgtaccggaatcgcaatAAACAACAGAGGATTCCATTCGATTGAGCATGTTCGCAATTCGATTCGGAGGACAATGATGCGTCTGTATTGGTTTTGTACGAGCAgaaaatgaagaagaagaagcacctgAATTTATCTGCACAGAATGCTGCTATTTGCTGGAATGGAGTATggaatggaaatatggaatggagtcacGCCGGCGAGTCGGCGTGCGTCAGAAGAGGTTGAGGACGTCGCGGATGGCGGCGTTGCAGAGCGGGCACCGTCCGCGGGCGGCGCGGACCTCGCGCGCGCAGGCGCGGCAGAAGGTGTGGCCGCAGGGCACGAAGGCGGCGCCCTTGCGGCGGGACATGCACACGCAGCACCGCCCGCCCACGCTGCCCCGCCTCGTGTCCTCCTCGTCTTCCGCCGCCGCGTCCTGCTCCACGCGCGTCCACGCCCCGCGGCCGCTCGCCGTGGCCGTCGCCCACTGCTGCTCCGCCTGCTCCAGCAGCGCCATCAGCGACACGCGCCTCTCCTCGCCCTGCCCGGGTGACGCCGCTCCTGGCCGCGCCACGGGAGGCGGCGCTGCCGTCGTCGCGGGAGTGGCGCTGGGGGGAGCCGGTCGAGTGGCGGggttgtcgtcgtcgtcgtcagcgCCGCGGATGACGTCGAGGAGCGTGCGGCGCCTCCCCGCCGCCTGCAGCCGCG encodes:
- the LOC127298284 gene encoding uncharacterized protein gives rise to the protein MEGVLPPPPPRVTLAEQLAASSNLRDLLKLRHDDDVAVGGDGARLQAAGRRRTLLDVIRGADDDDDNPATRPAPPSATPATTAAPPPVARPGAASPGQGEERRVSLMALLEQAEQQWATATASGRGAWTRVEQDAAAEDEEDTRRGSVGGRCCVCMSRRKGAAFVPCGHTFCRACAREVRAARGRCPLCNAAIRDVLNLF